In the genome of Halalkalicoccus subterraneus, one region contains:
- a CDS encoding glycosyltransferase family 4 protein, whose amino-acid sequence MSSVCILTTVHPTSDQRIFRKQARALVDGGFDVSAVAHHDGDERRDGVEIRSLGEVDTRFDRWRHVYDAYRTAARLDADVYHFHDPELLLVGALLARRTDGKVIYDAHEYYPDAIYMREWIPMPIRWPLSRAFPYVESAFARELDAIITADEPTAEAFRRRGHERVVTIRNFPRIESISVEPSVERDHDQLLAYVGQLSPERGLFRMLRLVAQLRETTNEDVGLWLLGEFKNDETERRAHDLIAEHDLEASVRLFGRVEYEAVVSVLAATDVGLALIDTERCRRNVPTKLFEYMLAGLPVVATSGRSIRRYLDESLGAFVPEDDTETQASVVAELLADEARMKRMGKRAAETVRTDYAWEREADRLLDLYEKLLGETRPATGR is encoded by the coding sequence ATGAGTTCCGTCTGTATCCTGACGACCGTCCACCCGACGAGCGACCAGCGGATCTTCCGCAAGCAGGCCCGGGCGCTCGTCGACGGCGGGTTCGACGTCAGCGCCGTCGCCCACCACGACGGAGACGAACGTCGAGACGGCGTCGAGATCCGCTCGTTGGGCGAAGTCGACACCCGTTTCGACCGATGGCGCCACGTCTACGACGCCTACCGAACGGCAGCCCGCCTCGATGCCGACGTCTATCACTTCCACGACCCAGAACTCCTGCTCGTCGGCGCGCTGTTGGCCCGACGAACCGACGGGAAGGTGATCTACGACGCCCATGAGTACTACCCCGACGCGATCTACATGCGCGAGTGGATCCCAATGCCGATCAGATGGCCGCTCTCGCGTGCGTTTCCGTACGTCGAGTCGGCGTTCGCCCGAGAACTCGACGCGATCATCACTGCCGACGAGCCGACCGCCGAGGCGTTTCGCCGGCGCGGTCACGAGCGGGTCGTGACGATCAGGAACTTCCCGCGGATCGAGTCGATCTCGGTCGAACCGTCGGTCGAGCGCGATCACGATCAGCTGCTTGCCTACGTCGGCCAGTTGAGCCCCGAGCGTGGGCTGTTCCGGATGTTGCGACTGGTGGCGCAGCTTCGGGAAACGACGAACGAGGACGTCGGGCTCTGGTTGCTCGGCGAGTTCAAAAACGACGAGACGGAGCGCCGGGCTCACGACCTCATCGCCGAGCACGACCTCGAGGCGAGCGTCCGGCTGTTCGGGCGCGTCGAGTACGAGGCGGTCGTTTCGGTCCTCGCGGCGACCGACGTGGGGTTGGCCCTGATCGATACGGAGCGCTGTCGGCGAAACGTCCCGACGAAGCTCTTCGAGTACATGCTCGCCGGATTGCCGGTCGTCGCCACATCGGGGCGCTCGATCAGGCGGTATCTGGACGAATCGCTCGGCGCGTTCGTCCCCGAGGACGACACCGAAACACAGGCGAGCGTCGTCGCGGAGCTACTCGCCGACGAGGCACGGATGAAGAGAATGGGCAAGCGGGCGGCCGAGACGGTCCGGACCGACTACGCCTGGGAACGCGAGGCCGACCGCCTGCTCGACCTCTACGAGAAGCTGCTGGGGGAGACGCGCCCCGCAACCGGACGATAA
- a CDS encoding glycosyltransferase has translation MTGSDPAASVIVPVYNDPAGLDRTLSALVSQTYPDYEVLVVDNGSTDDTPAVAADYESAHPRVTLLVEDDIQGSYAARNRGIEHAHGDVLAFVDADMTVEDDWLSSALRAMDRREAAYMGCRVEIIADRETTVARYNQLSGFPVESYVREHHYAPTCCLLVRRAVIEDVGPFDQTLVSGGDAEFGQRVHAAGYGIEYAPEVAMYHPARESLRALTKKYVRVGRGIYQRRPDDRPPRERAERFARRCLPPNPITFRSRMRARRADVPRSDLFAFYALDVLRKYSKTTGYLLEMAETRRLT, from the coding sequence ATGACCGGCTCCGATCCCGCCGCCTCGGTGATCGTCCCGGTCTACAACGATCCCGCGGGGCTCGACCGAACCCTCTCGGCGCTCGTCTCCCAGACCTATCCCGATTACGAGGTGCTGGTCGTCGACAACGGCAGTACCGACGACACGCCCGCCGTCGCCGCGGACTACGAATCGGCCCATCCCCGCGTGACGCTACTCGTCGAGGACGATATCCAGGGGTCGTACGCCGCCCGCAACAGGGGAATCGAACATGCCCATGGGGACGTTCTCGCCTTCGTTGACGCCGACATGACCGTCGAGGACGACTGGCTGTCGTCGGCCCTCCGAGCCATGGACCGGCGCGAGGCGGCCTACATGGGCTGTCGAGTCGAGATCATCGCCGACCGGGAGACGACCGTCGCGCGCTACAACCAGCTGTCGGGCTTTCCGGTCGAGTCCTATGTGCGCGAACACCACTACGCGCCGACGTGCTGTCTGCTGGTTCGCCGGGCGGTGATCGAGGACGTCGGCCCGTTCGACCAGACGCTGGTGTCGGGCGGTGACGCGGAGTTCGGGCAGCGCGTCCACGCGGCGGGCTACGGGATCGAATACGCCCCCGAGGTCGCCATGTACCACCCCGCCCGCGAGTCCCTGCGGGCCCTCACGAAGAAGTACGTCCGCGTCGGGCGTGGCATCTACCAGCGCCGGCCGGATGATAGACCACCCCGAGAGCGAGCGGAGCGGTTCGCCCGTCGATGTCTCCCACCGAACCCGATCACGTTTCGCTCGCGAATGCGCGCCCGCCGGGCCGACGTCCCGCGCTCGGACCTGTTCGCGTTCTACGCGCTCGACGTACTTCGAAAGTACTCGAAGACGACCGGCTACCTTCTCGAGATGGCCGAAACGCGCCGCTTGACCTAG
- a CDS encoding O-antigen ligase family protein — MDYHTPTVLDESLGSARRFVSFEALFALFLFAGVYKAWAPFAWIPVDLTALLGGLAGLVGLRLWIQRGFPRPPRAVVAAALFGLFVLYALLSGLWSPSRVYYAEKAFKLASATTFSFVGGLAIAQNPTRTRRFFAVVTGFALLITVGALVSAAPSMLRPTTTPEPLGTTYLIVGRAIGFGVVILTGFLLFRPLETRERGLVAGAIAVSLLTLVGLGGRGPMVATGVSMAALVCAAIASEGIVPTFSRRMVVAVLGGGAVLGGLLLTVGRSIRGVGRFLILLEGPGQSLGSRLTYYTVTPEMWYAGNRLLGQGLGSWPIAMGRGDEAGYPHNIILELLFELGLVGLALFGALLVYGGAVLVRGWLAHRRPESVVIGALCLFMLLNAMVTGDLNENRYLFAVLGLLCYRPVAGRVSPSSFS; from the coding sequence ATGGACTACCACACTCCAACCGTACTCGACGAGTCGCTCGGGAGCGCTCGCCGGTTCGTCTCCTTCGAGGCGCTCTTCGCGCTCTTTCTGTTCGCCGGCGTCTACAAGGCCTGGGCCCCGTTCGCCTGGATTCCGGTCGACCTGACGGCACTGCTTGGCGGGTTGGCCGGTCTTGTGGGGCTCCGGCTTTGGATCCAACGGGGCTTTCCGCGCCCTCCGCGGGCGGTCGTCGCCGCCGCCCTGTTCGGGCTCTTCGTCTTGTATGCGCTTCTCTCGGGGCTCTGGTCGCCGAGTCGGGTCTACTACGCCGAGAAGGCCTTCAAGCTGGCCTCCGCGACCACCTTCTCGTTCGTCGGCGGGCTCGCGATCGCTCAGAACCCGACTCGGACCCGGCGATTTTTCGCCGTCGTCACCGGCTTCGCACTGCTCATCACGGTCGGCGCACTCGTCTCGGCCGCCCCGTCCATGCTGCGCCCGACCACCACCCCCGAGCCACTCGGGACGACCTACCTCATCGTCGGGCGGGCGATCGGGTTCGGGGTGGTGATCCTCACCGGTTTCCTGCTCTTTCGCCCGCTCGAAACGCGGGAACGGGGGCTCGTCGCGGGCGCGATCGCGGTCTCGTTGCTCACGCTCGTCGGACTGGGTGGGCGCGGTCCGATGGTCGCGACGGGGGTCTCGATGGCCGCACTCGTCTGTGCCGCCATCGCTTCCGAGGGAATCGTTCCGACGTTCAGCCGCCGCATGGTGGTCGCCGTCCTCGGTGGCGGGGCCGTCCTCGGGGGTCTGCTCCTGACCGTCGGTCGCTCGATCCGCGGGGTCGGTCGATTCCTCATCCTGCTTGAGGGGCCCGGCCAATCGCTCGGCAGCCGACTAACGTATTACACCGTGACTCCCGAGATGTGGTATGCGGGCAACCGGCTCCTCGGCCAGGGTCTCGGTAGTTGGCCGATCGCGATGGGGCGAGGCGACGAGGCCGGCTACCCGCACAACATCATCCTCGAACTGCTGTTCGAACTCGGGCTGGTCGGGCTCGCGTTGTTCGGTGCCCTGTTGGTCTACGGCGGCGCGGTCCTCGTTCGTGGCTGGCTGGCCCATCGCCGTCCCGAATCGGTCGTGATCGGCGCGCTCTGTCTGTTCATGCTGCTCAACGCGATGGTCACCGGCGATCTGAACGAGAACCGCTACCTGTTCGCGGTGCTGGGGCTGCTCTGTTATCGTCCGGTTGCGGGGCGCGTCTCCCCCAGCAGCTTCTCGTAG
- a CDS encoding ABC transporter ATP-binding protein, with protein sequence MNDVPIGRREKANSLVRVANYRPLLTVGIIVLSFFAALLEAVGLSFLLPIIELVQGNGASGADGDLLMSMFVQVYELLGIPFTLEAVIVGVTAVMFARFSLSFGVAWLRASLKTNYIRDQRADAFDFALDARTAYFDREGSDDILNAIITQTKYVGRVIETGIKLFQEFLLSVMYLVIAFVIAPWLTLGAAVVFGGITFVVRHLIEPGYEVGDRVADANETVQGSVQAGTQGIRDVKLFNMKREVYHVFERAVDKFADATISLERNEAAIDNFYQFVVAASVFIMIYVALVYADLSLGALGVFLFSMFRLAPRVSRMNSYAYNLEGDLPHLVRTQLFLDELEENTERQPGKRPPESIQEVTFEDVSFSYDTEDDVLKDISFAVDRDEFIAFVGHSGAGKSTIVSLLARMYDPTTGTIRADGTDINEFDIDEWREKIAIVRQDPYIFNETLQYNLTIGNRTVSQSQLDTACEISKVSEFFDELPNGYDTHLGDNGVQLSGGQRQRVALARALLKDADILILDEATSDLDSHLEGEVHAGIEAVDSEYATVAIAHRLSTVRNADRIYTVEDGRITEVGDHEELLETGGTYAELYAIQSRS encoded by the coding sequence ATGAACGACGTACCAATCGGCCGCCGCGAGAAGGCCAACTCGCTCGTTCGCGTCGCGAACTATCGCCCGCTGCTTACTGTAGGTATCATCGTTTTGAGCTTCTTTGCAGCCCTGCTCGAAGCGGTCGGTCTGAGCTTCCTGCTCCCGATCATCGAACTGGTTCAGGGCAACGGTGCGTCCGGTGCGGACGGCGACCTGCTCATGAGCATGTTCGTCCAGGTCTACGAACTCCTCGGGATCCCCTTTACCCTCGAAGCCGTCATCGTCGGGGTAACCGCGGTCATGTTCGCCCGGTTCAGCCTGAGCTTCGGCGTCGCGTGGCTCCGGGCCTCGCTCAAGACCAACTACATCCGCGACCAGCGCGCCGACGCCTTCGACTTCGCACTCGATGCGCGGACCGCCTATTTCGACCGTGAGGGCAGCGACGACATCCTCAACGCGATCATTACCCAGACGAAGTACGTCGGCCGGGTCATCGAGACCGGCATCAAGCTCTTCCAGGAGTTCCTGTTGAGCGTAATGTATCTCGTGATCGCGTTCGTCATCGCGCCGTGGCTCACCCTCGGTGCGGCGGTCGTCTTCGGCGGGATCACCTTCGTCGTTCGGCATCTCATCGAACCCGGCTACGAGGTCGGCGACCGGGTCGCCGACGCCAACGAGACCGTTCAGGGGTCGGTTCAGGCGGGGACCCAGGGGATCCGCGACGTGAAGCTCTTTAACATGAAACGCGAGGTGTATCACGTCTTCGAGCGCGCGGTCGATAAGTTCGCGGACGCGACCATCTCGCTCGAACGCAACGAGGCTGCGATCGACAACTTCTATCAGTTCGTCGTCGCCGCATCGGTGTTCATCATGATCTACGTCGCGCTGGTGTACGCCGACCTCTCGCTGGGCGCACTCGGGGTGTTCCTCTTCTCGATGTTCCGCCTCGCCCCGCGGGTCAGCCGAATGAACAGTTACGCCTACAACCTCGAGGGCGATCTACCTCATCTGGTACGTACCCAGCTGTTCCTCGATGAACTCGAAGAAAACACCGAACGCCAGCCGGGCAAGCGCCCGCCCGAGTCCATCCAGGAGGTCACCTTCGAGGACGTCTCCTTCTCGTACGACACCGAGGACGACGTCCTGAAGGACATCTCGTTTGCGGTCGACCGCGACGAGTTCATCGCCTTCGTCGGCCACTCGGGTGCGGGCAAGTCGACGATCGTCTCGCTGCTCGCCCGGATGTACGACCCAACTACCGGAACGATCCGGGCCGACGGGACCGACATCAACGAGTTCGACATCGACGAGTGGCGCGAGAAGATCGCGATCGTCCGTCAGGACCCCTACATCTTCAACGAGACGCTGCAATACAACCTGACGATCGGCAACCGGACCGTCTCCCAGTCCCAGCTGGACACCGCCTGTGAGATCTCGAAGGTCTCGGAGTTCTTCGATGAGCTGCCGAACGGCTACGATACCCACCTCGGGGACAACGGGGTGCAGCTCTCGGGCGGGCAGCGCCAGCGCGTCGCGCTGGCCCGCGCGTTGCTGAAGGACGCCGACATCCTCATCCTCGACGAGGCAACGAGCGATCTGGATTCCCATCTCGAAGGCGAGGTCCACGCCGGCATCGAGGCGGTCGATTCGGAGTACGCGACGGTCGCCATCGCCCATCGTCTCTCGACGGTGCGCAACGCCGACCGCATCTACACCGTCGAGGACGGTCGAATCACGGAGGTCGGCGACCACGAGGAGCTGCTCGAAACCGGCGGCACGTACGCCGAACTGTACGCGATCCAGTCACGGAGCTGA
- a CDS encoding glycosyltransferase family 2 protein: MPVVSVVIPTYNRAGRLGRAIESVLAGRFEDYEIVVVDDGSTDDTEAVVTGYDDGRVRYVYQENAGANTARNRGVAESRGEFVSFLDSDDEFHPETLEVAVDTLRGEPDSCAGIATSYRKIRDGEVYAVIEAVDGRITREDIVDANVIGGFSCTTFRREVFDRVGGLREGLASSQDYEFYLRVLTESDYYMVGVPRVLVDYHAHGEQITADIDRKMAGQQFILEEYGDVISDKRRAQHHYLRGTLYADTGKMDRARAEFKRAIGTDPTYYLYYFRYLTTYLGKGGYDRAEAARNRVKLALRRATG; encoded by the coding sequence ATGCCCGTCGTCAGCGTGGTAATCCCGACGTACAACCGGGCCGGTCGTCTCGGACGCGCGATCGAGAGCGTCCTCGCCGGGAGGTTCGAGGACTACGAGATCGTGGTCGTCGACGACGGGAGCACCGACGACACCGAGGCCGTCGTCACCGGCTACGACGACGGGAGGGTTCGATACGTCTATCAGGAGAACGCGGGAGCGAACACCGCTCGCAATCGGGGCGTCGCGGAGTCACGAGGGGAGTTCGTCTCGTTTCTCGATTCCGACGACGAGTTCCACCCCGAAACTCTCGAGGTCGCGGTCGATACTCTTCGAGGGGAGCCCGACTCGTGTGCCGGCATCGCGACCTCCTACCGGAAGATCCGTGACGGCGAGGTCTACGCAGTCATCGAGGCGGTCGACGGACGGATCACCCGCGAGGACATCGTGGACGCGAACGTGATCGGCGGCTTTTCGTGTACGACGTTTCGCCGTGAGGTGTTCGACCGTGTGGGCGGGCTCCGGGAGGGGTTGGCCTCCTCGCAGGACTACGAGTTCTACCTACGGGTGCTCACGGAGTCGGACTACTACATGGTCGGGGTCCCTCGGGTGCTCGTGGACTATCACGCCCATGGCGAGCAGATCACGGCCGACATCGACCGCAAGATGGCGGGCCAGCAGTTCATCCTCGAGGAGTACGGCGACGTGATCAGCGACAAGCGCCGCGCCCAGCACCACTATCTCCGGGGGACACTGTACGCCGACACCGGCAAGATGGACCGCGCCAGAGCCGAGTTCAAGCGCGCGATCGGGACGGATCCCACCTACTATCTCTACTACTTCCGGTATCTCACGACGTATCTCGGAAAGGGCGGCTACGACCGCGCCGAGGCCGCACGCAACCGGGTCAAACTCGCGCTTCGGCGCGCGACTGGGTAG
- a CDS encoding O-antigen ligase family protein gives MVRLADVAFAVLFVGVVVRAAVTDLLVPASTLAGIALVVAVVGFSLFDPDGGDHAASLVVHVALVGATALALVLVLTDLTLVSRAVDLALFYLVVLALVGYRRAPLSSTISLFPYLGAFAVVVGLFLLHSLDVSPGSGLAAFPVFATLLLGVCLFVVPRYVEADFLLRFVGALSAVIVLVGLPSLFVGSYSLPFFSVSPWSNATLSPWFVGELPVLRSIFPNPNTLGLLVFPAVLGGVVDLHRTYGRSGSVSLFMVVPGVFLAINAVGLYLTNSRASYLAAAVGLALYAAVVVIDRRAVPVLFAGLAVAAPLVGFGVFRGVVPIDPSNRFALWGASVEALLAGPTLLGAGVVNTSELIAPFLSEGLSGQSSHSSYLSIALRIGLVGGVAYCLLVIGPLIHGAWRFKRVDVGMFALAAGFAVHQLFEGYTLFQYGPGSILAALVVGYVIASVVPEAT, from the coding sequence TCGTCGTCCGCGCGGCCGTGACCGACCTCCTCGTCCCAGCGTCGACGCTCGCGGGGATCGCGCTCGTCGTCGCCGTCGTCGGTTTCAGTCTGTTTGACCCCGACGGCGGCGACCACGCCGCGTCACTGGTCGTGCACGTCGCGCTCGTCGGCGCGACCGCCCTCGCGCTCGTTCTCGTTCTGACCGATCTCACGCTCGTCTCCCGGGCCGTCGACCTCGCGCTCTTTTATCTGGTAGTGCTCGCGCTCGTCGGCTACCGTCGGGCTCCGCTTTCGAGCACCATCTCGCTGTTCCCATACCTGGGGGCGTTCGCCGTCGTGGTTGGCCTGTTTCTGCTTCACAGCCTCGACGTCTCGCCGGGGTCGGGTCTCGCGGCGTTTCCGGTCTTCGCGACCTTACTGCTCGGGGTCTGTCTGTTCGTCGTGCCCCGATACGTTGAGGCCGACTTCCTCCTTCGGTTCGTCGGCGCGCTCTCGGCCGTGATCGTCCTCGTCGGTCTGCCTTCCCTGTTCGTCGGCTCCTATTCCCTCCCCTTCTTCAGCGTGAGCCCGTGGTCCAACGCCACCCTCTCGCCGTGGTTCGTCGGCGAACTGCCGGTGTTACGCTCGATCTTCCCGAACCCGAACACCCTCGGCCTGCTCGTCTTTCCCGCCGTCCTTGGGGGCGTCGTCGACCTCCACCGCACGTATGGTCGCAGCGGATCGGTGTCGCTTTTCATGGTCGTTCCGGGGGTATTTCTCGCGATCAACGCGGTCGGGCTCTACCTGACGAACAGTCGGGCGAGCTACCTTGCGGCCGCCGTCGGCCTCGCGCTGTATGCCGCCGTGGTGGTCATCGACCGACGCGCCGTGCCGGTCCTCTTTGCGGGGCTTGCGGTGGCCGCGCCGCTGGTCGGCTTCGGCGTGTTCCGCGGCGTCGTTCCGATCGACCCGTCGAACCGCTTCGCGCTCTGGGGAGCGAGCGTCGAGGCACTCTTGGCGGGTCCGACGCTGCTTGGCGCGGGCGTCGTGAACACCAGCGAGCTGATCGCGCCGTTCCTCTCCGAGGGGCTCAGCGGCCAGAGTTCCCACAGTTCGTATCTCTCGATCGCCCTCCGGATCGGGCTGGTCGGCGGGGTGGCGTACTGTTTGCTCGTGATCGGCCCACTGATTCACGGCGCGTGGCGGTTCAAGCGCGTGGACGTGGGTATGTTCGCGCTGGCGGCGGGGTTCGCGGTCCACCAGCTCTTCGAGGGCTATACCCTCTTTCAGTACGGACCCGGGTCGATTCTGGCTGCCCTCGTGGTCGGTTACGTCATCGCCAGTGTAGTACCGGAGGCGACGTAG
- a CDS encoding glycosyltransferase family 2 protein has translation MTRISAVRRVATAALAALFWGALFALAQTYVLYGALLGALAGRSEPESDRNQNHEYPTVTLVIAAYNEEGVIAEKIENSLELEYPDDKLEVVVFSDASSDRTDEIVASYADRGVELRRIEGRVGKTACQNAVVEDCDSEVVVFSDANGMYEPDAIERLVERFEPGVGCVVGELRYREAGVEGESVYWRYERRLRTLESRIGTLVSGNGSIYAVRRSSYVPLDSDEISDFAELLAVIETGERVTYAPEAIAWEDTGDSVDSEFDRRVRITTRAWHTLVRYPSLLDPVARPRVAFQLTSHKLLRWLSPVFLGIAFLANVGLVALGAGWLYALSLVGQTACYALAGVGGLAERTGRPTGRLVSIPYYFLSSNYAMALGLKNFLAGRNVVTWETVERE, from the coding sequence ATGACTCGGATCAGTGCAGTCCGACGCGTGGCGACGGCGGCGCTCGCGGCGCTGTTCTGGGGCGCGCTGTTCGCGCTCGCCCAGACGTACGTACTGTACGGCGCGCTCCTCGGCGCACTCGCGGGCCGTTCGGAGCCGGAGAGCGATCGAAATCAAAACCACGAGTACCCGACCGTCACCCTCGTGATCGCGGCGTACAACGAGGAGGGAGTCATCGCCGAGAAGATCGAAAACAGCCTCGAACTCGAGTATCCCGACGACAAGCTGGAGGTCGTCGTCTTCTCCGACGCCTCCTCGGACCGGACCGACGAGATCGTCGCCTCGTACGCCGACCGGGGCGTCGAGCTGCGGCGCATCGAGGGCCGGGTCGGCAAGACCGCCTGTCAGAACGCGGTCGTCGAGGACTGTGACTCGGAGGTCGTCGTCTTCTCCGACGCCAACGGAATGTACGAACCCGACGCGATCGAGCGGCTCGTCGAGCGCTTCGAGCCGGGTGTGGGCTGTGTCGTCGGTGAGCTCCGCTACCGGGAGGCCGGCGTCGAGGGCGAGTCGGTCTACTGGCGCTACGAACGCCGGCTCAGGACCCTCGAATCGCGGATCGGCACGCTCGTTTCGGGCAACGGCTCGATCTACGCCGTTCGGCGCTCGTCGTACGTCCCGCTCGATTCCGACGAGATCAGCGACTTCGCGGAGCTGCTGGCGGTCATCGAGACCGGCGAGCGGGTCACGTACGCCCCTGAGGCGATCGCCTGGGAGGACACCGGCGACTCGGTGGACTCGGAGTTCGATCGGCGCGTGCGGATCACCACCCGCGCGTGGCACACCCTCGTGCGATATCCGTCGTTGCTCGATCCCGTCGCCCGCCCGAGGGTCGCCTTCCAGCTCACCTCGCATAAACTGTTGCGGTGGCTCTCACCGGTCTTTCTGGGGATCGCCTTTCTCGCGAACGTCGGGCTGGTGGCGCTGGGTGCGGGCTGGCTCTACGCGCTCTCGCTCGTCGGTCAGACGGCCTGTTACGCGCTAGCGGGGGTCGGCGGGCTGGCCGAGCGGACGGGCCGGCCGACGGGGCGGCTCGTCTCGATCCCGTACTACTTCCTGAGTTCGAACTACGCGATGGCGCTGGGGCTGAAGAACTTCCTCGCGGGGCGAAACGTCGTCACCTGGGAGACCGTAGAGCGGGAGTGA